The following proteins are encoded in a genomic region of Armatimonadota bacterium:
- a CDS encoding aminoglycoside phosphotransferase family protein yields MNAETVPFPEVRPDQARAFSHKHGLVGEWHRIASRGIVHSVYRVGDAVVKIPRDHPEWVCDTLTEAVAVPAVVAAGVPTPKLIAFDASREDFPVPVLILELAHGSPVDPSDPVRPDVDLLGQRLAQVHTLVRHVPDPNGWLDGPGDEHFEDRFEQAVSLLLLTPSERAFLDSVRPHIAAPSQACSEVFLHNDVHENNLLWTAHGSLTLIDWGDAAWGDPASEFTRIPTEWLEETVASYERLVSTDVAFRRRVVRCQLDNILSNIVRGSRWAAESQVRLHRLSEVCGDFLGAPVSRITA; encoded by the coding sequence GTGAACGCCGAGACCGTCCCCTTCCCGGAGGTCCGACCGGACCAGGCGCGAGCGTTTTCGCACAAGCACGGTCTCGTCGGAGAGTGGCACAGGATCGCGTCCCGGGGCATCGTCCACTCGGTCTATAGGGTCGGAGACGCTGTCGTCAAGATCCCCCGAGACCACCCGGAATGGGTCTGCGACACGTTGACGGAGGCCGTCGCGGTTCCCGCCGTCGTCGCCGCCGGAGTGCCGACGCCGAAACTGATCGCGTTCGACGCGTCGCGGGAAGACTTCCCTGTCCCGGTCTTGATCCTCGAGCTCGCCCACGGGTCGCCTGTCGACCCGTCCGACCCCGTGCGTCCTGACGTCGACCTCCTCGGACAGCGGTTAGCCCAGGTCCATACGCTCGTTCGGCACGTCCCCGATCCGAACGGCTGGCTTGACGGACCAGGGGACGAGCATTTCGAAGACCGGTTCGAACAAGCGGTCAGTCTCTTGCTCCTCACCCCGTCTGAACGCGCATTCCTGGACTCGGTACGTCCACATATTGCGGCACCGTCACAGGCGTGCTCCGAAGTGTTCCTTCACAACGACGTCCATGAGAACAACCTTCTCTGGACGGCGCACGGATCGCTGACGTTGATCGACTGGGGCGATGCGGCGTGGGGCGACCCTGCCTCCGAGTTTACGCGCATACCGACTGAATGGCTGGAAGAGACCGTCGCGTCCTATGAGCGCCTGGTTTCGACCGATGTCGCGTTCCGTCGAAGGGTCGTCCGCTGTCAGTTGGACAACATCTTGTCGAACATCGTCCGGGGCAGTCGTTGGGCCGCGGAATCCCAGGTGAGGTTGCATCGCCTGTCG
- a CDS encoding 4a-hydroxytetrahydrobiopterin dehydratase, producing MKLSYVKLTEQELHAALETLPSWTVSDGRLQREFTFSNYKEGVVFASAVGWEADRLNHHPDMTVSYGKVTVSTVTHDSDGLTPYDVELARLVDSLV from the coding sequence ATGAAGTTAAGCTACGTCAAACTGACCGAACAGGAGCTCCACGCGGCTCTTGAAACGCTCCCTTCATGGACGGTCTCCGACGGTCGGCTCCAGCGCGAGTTCACGTTCTCCAACTACAAAGAGGGCGTCGTCTTCGCGTCGGCCGTCGGTTGGGAGGCGGACCGTCTGAACCACCACCCGGACATGACGGTCTCCTATGGAAAGGTCACCGTCTCGACCGTCACCCACGACTCGGACGGTCTCACGCCTTACGACGTCGAACTCGCCCGGTTGGTCGACAGTCTCGTGTGA